The window GATCAGCGATTACGTGCATCGCCTGAGTCTCTCCGAATTCAATCCCTTTCGCTATGTAGAGAGCTACAGGACTATGTTTGCCTGGCAGGATCGGCTGGGACGCCTCCGTAACCGGGTGCTGAAAGGACCGGAGATGATCATGCTGCCGGGCGGGCGCTTCAAAATGGGGGATATCCAGGGGGGAGGCTCCGGTGATGCCCGGCCTGTCCATGAGGTGGAACTGAATAATTTTGCCCTGGGCCGTTACCCGGTTACCTTTGAGGAGTATGATCTCTTTTGCGTGGCCACCGGAAATCGTAAGCCCTCAGATAATGGCTGGGGCAGGGGGAAACGTCCGGTGGTGGATATCAGCTGGCAGGATGCCAATAATTACTGCGAATGGTTGAGCATGATCACAGGCCGCCCCTACCGCCTGCCCACAGAGGCGGAGTGGGAATACGGCTGCCGGGCGGGCACAGAAACCGTGTATTTCTTCGGTAATGACGCCCATCTCCTCCATGAATATGCCTGGTTTGCCGAGAATGCCGGAAATATGACCCACCCAATTGGCCAGAAAAAGGCCAATGCCTGGGGACTGCATGATCTCTACGGCAATGTCTGGGAGTGGTGCGCTGATAGCTATAAAAAGGATTATTACACGGAACTCCCCATGAGCAACCCGCCCGGTGCGGAACATGGCGGGGCTGGCCGGGTTTTGCGGGGAGGTTCCTGGGACAGCGGCGAGCGTTTTATCCGCTCCTCCTTCCGTTTTCGCCTTTCTCCGGGGCTGCGCATTATCCGGGTGGGCTTTCGAGTCGCCCAGGGGTATTTGGAGTAGGGATGCCCTACGCCGTAAACATCTTTCGCACTTCTTTGAGATAATCTGAATTGCAGATCACGATGGCTCGATTGCCTTCCTGGATATGGGTGGAGCCCACCGCAGTATGCCAGGCCCCTTCACGAAAAACAGAGCCGATGATGATATGGCCGGTAAAGGAGGAGTCCAGCGCTGCCAAGGGCTTGCGGGTGATGGGCGAGCCTGGGGCAGCGATCAGGTCCACCACCTCTGCATCAAAGCCGTGCATATGCATCACTGAGAGGAGCTCGCTGCGGCTGATATAGGTGAGGATTTCATTTCCGGCCAGGATTTTTTTATTCAGGACTATATCCGAGCCGCTGGTGGAGGCCAGGACCATATAGTCCTGATTGCTCACCATGCAGATGGTCTTTTTCAGGCCGCAGCCTGGAACATCCGTGTCTAGGTCCATGAGCTGCTTGGCCAGCAGGCAACTCATGATATTGGTCTCGTTCTGGCCCGTGGTCGCGATAAAGGTGTCCATATCCGGCAGGCCTGCTTCTTCCAGTATATGTTTGTCCGACCCATCCCCATGCAGGATCTCGGTATAGGGCAGGGAAGAGGTAAGTTCCAGGGCCCTCTGCTCATCCTGTTCAATCAGGCGCACATTGACTTCTTTGCCCAATAAATCAGCCAGGCGGCTTCCAACCAGTCCACCGCCGAGGATCATGATTCGGTTCCGGCGTTGTTGTTGGATGCCGGTCAGCTCCATAAGGCGGGGCAGATCATCCTTATTGGCCATGATGAGGACCTGGTCATGGGGCAGGATTTCGTGTTTACCTCCAGGGATAATCGTGGTGATACCCCGTGATATGGCAACAACCCGAAAGGGGAATTCATGATAATGTTGCGCTATCTCGATCAGGGTTTTATTGGCAAGCGGTGAGTTGTCGCGAATGCGGGCCGCCAGAACCTGCATTTCCCCTAGGGCTATATCGATGATTTCATCCCCAGAGGTCCGTTTGATCAGGCGGGCGATTTCTTGCGCTGCCAGCTCTTCAGGATGAATGAACAGATTGATTTTCAAATCTTCACCCCGCAGGATGGCCTCGCTATGTCCGAAGTCTAACGAGCGAACCCGGGCAATCTTGCAGGTAATGCCGAATTTGTCAGCGATCATAGAGGTCATCATATTGACCGCATCATTATCTGTGACCGCAATCAGGTAGTCCATCTGCTCTGCACCGGCTTCCTGCCAGCAGGCAATGCTCATAGCGCTGCCGTTAATAATTCGGGCATCGAGGTTGTCATCGGCATAACGAACCAAATCTGGATTCGCTTCTATGGCTGTGACCGAATATTCTTCATCCAGCAGGCGTTTTGCCAGGTGAAAGCCGATTCCTCCCAGTCCGAGGATGAGAAAATTTTTAGATTCTTTTGTATTCTTCTTGAGCTTTTTCAGCGCGTTCAGCATAGGTTTGGCATGGTAAAGAAAGAGGGGGCGTGATGCCGATTTTCTCGATGGAATCGCATCGCTCTGCCCCTGATGTCATGCTGTCGATGTCGGATAAATTGCTTGCTTTTGCTGTTCCGACGGGAAATGATTTGACAGCAAGGGGGGCTATGATTAAAATACCTCGTTTTTGAAAATAAATGGCCGGCTTTCATTTATCTCTGATCTGTTCTGCTGTCGAGCG is drawn from Candidatus Electrothrix aestuarii and contains these coding sequences:
- the trkA gene encoding Trk system potassium transporter TrkA produces the protein MLNALKKLKKNTKESKNFLILGLGGIGFHLAKRLLDEEYSVTAIEANPDLVRYADDNLDARIINGSAMSIACWQEAGAEQMDYLIAVTDNDAVNMMTSMIADKFGITCKIARVRSLDFGHSEAILRGEDLKINLFIHPEELAAQEIARLIKRTSGDEIIDIALGEMQVLAARIRDNSPLANKTLIEIAQHYHEFPFRVVAISRGITTIIPGGKHEILPHDQVLIMANKDDLPRLMELTGIQQQRRNRIMILGGGLVGSRLADLLGKEVNVRLIEQDEQRALELTSSLPYTEILHGDGSDKHILEEAGLPDMDTFIATTGQNETNIMSCLLAKQLMDLDTDVPGCGLKKTICMVSNQDYMVLASTSGSDIVLNKKILAGNEILTYISRSELLSVMHMHGFDAEVVDLIAAPGSPITRKPLAALDSSFTGHIIIGSVFREGAWHTAVGSTHIQEGNRAIVICNSDYLKEVRKMFTA